The following is a genomic window from Pseudomonadota bacterium.
GCCCTTGAGTTATGTAATCAGATTCCAGGACTTCAACTACCGCCTGGATATCATCCTTGTTTATGTTTTGACGACCGTATGGAATAGTTTTCATAATCAGTTTAACAATCTTAACTCGTCAATAGTCAGAAAATGCGGATTAGATCCGGAATTATATTCAAAGCCCTGTGCAACCGGACTTCCATGTTCACCAATAGAGTTGGTTGTAAAATCTATCGCTCTGATAAAAGCTATACTTGGTGTAATCACATAGTGGTCTGCAAATTCAAGGGTAAGATGGGAATCATCAGCCGGACACATGATTTCGTGGATTTTTTCACCAGGTCTGATGCCAATTGTGTGTGTAGGCAATCCTGGGGCAATTGATTCGGCAAGGTCGGTTATGCGCATGGAAGGAATTTTTGGTACAAAGATTTCCCCGCCTTTCATCCTCTCAAAGTTTTTCAAGACAAAATTCACCCCGTCTTGCAAGGTTATCCAGAAACGAGTCATATCAGGATGGGTAATCGGGAGACTTTCGGCACCATCCTCGATAAGTTTTTTAAAAAACGGCACAACAGATCCACGGGAGCCAACGACGTTGCCATAGCGAAC
Proteins encoded in this region:
- the pseB gene encoding UDP-N-acetylglucosamine 4,6-dehydratase (inverting); the encoded protein is MFDGKSILITGGTGSFGKQFTKTILERFHPKRLVIYSRDELKQFEMQQFLNDPVMRYFIGDVRDLPRLTQAMNGIDYVIHAAALKQVPAAEYNPMECIKTNIHGAENVLQASLANNVQKVIALSTDKAANPINLYGATKLASDKLFVAANNLAGRHLTRFAAVRYGNVVGSRGSVVPFFKKLIEDGAESLPITHPDMTRFWITLQDGVNFVLKNFERMKGGEIFVPKIPSMRITDLAESIAPGLPTHTIGIRPGEKIHEIMCPADDSHLTLEFADHYVITPSIAFIRAIDFTTNSIGEHGSPVAQGFEYNSGSNPHFLTIDELRLLN